One Takifugu rubripes chromosome 2, fTakRub1.2, whole genome shotgun sequence genomic region harbors:
- the LOC101066861 gene encoding peptidase M20 domain-containing protein 2 isoform X3: protein MEKQLKDSVRRCIDARKVDLHNLSRDIWSRPELGGAETCAHDRLVDLFSQEESWTVEPHYTLPTAFRATWGPVCGGEGNPVVNVALLCEYDALPGIGHACGHNLIAEVGAAAALGLKAALEQTEPPLAVKLTVLGTPAEESDGGKIDLIQAGAFADVDLALMAHPAQKDAALQPTLAVLEISVKYRGKACHASAYPWKGVNALDAAVLAYNNISVLRQQLRPDWRIHGIIKHGGERSNVIPAYSELNYCVRTTWVKELPELKAKVEACFRAAAEATGCQVEISYPGHIYYDILPNLTLEGLYKNNGKALGIQFPEQPGKFSGSTDFGNVSYIIPGIHPFFYIGTDALNHTEEYAEAAGAEKAQSFTLRTAKALAMTAVDVVCSPDLLTQ, encoded by the exons ATGGAGAAACAGTTAAAAGACTCCGTCCGACGCTGCATCGACGCGCGTAAAGTTGACTTGCACAATTTAAGCCGGGACATCTGGAGCCGACCTGAACTCGGCGGAGCGGAGACGTGCGCGCACGACAGGCTGGTCGACCTCTTCTCCCAGGAGGAGTCATGGACGGTGGAACCACACTACACGCTGCCGACCGCGTTCCGGGCCACTTGGGGTCCTGTCTGCGGCGGGGAGGGTAACCCGGTGGTGAATGTGGCGCTCCTGTGTGAGTATGACGCGCTGCCGGGCATCGGGCACGCCTGCGGGCACAACTTAATAGCAGAGGTTGGAGCTGCCGCGGCTCTGGGACTGAAAGCTGCATTGGAACAGACCGAACCCCCTTTGGCAGTGAAG CTCACTGTTCTGGGAACGCCTGCAGAAGAGTCTGATGGAGGAAAGATTGACCTGATTCAGGCAGGAGCCTTTGCTGACGTTGACCTGGCGTTAATGGCTCACCCAGCTCAGAAAGACGCTGCGCTGCAGCCCACCCTTGCAGTCCTTGA GATATCTGTGAAGTACCGTGGGAAGGCATGCCATGCCTCTGCATACCCTTGGAAGGGAGTGAATGCCCTGGATGCTGCTGTACTGGCCTACAATAACATATCTGTTCTCAGACAGCAGCTCAGACCAGACTGGAGGATTCATG GCATCATCAAACATGGAGGAGAGAGGTCTAACGTCATCCCCGCCTACTCTGAGCTGAACTATTGCGTACGTACGACCTGGGTTAAGGAACTGCCTGAACTAAAAGCCAAAGTCGAGGCTTGTTTTCGGGCAGCTGCCGAAGCCACCGGCTGCCAG GTGGAAATAAGTTACCCAGGCCATATCTACTATGACATCCTGCCTAACTTGACTCTGGAAGGCTTATATAAGAATAATGGAAAAGCTTTGGGGATTCAGTTTCCAGAGCAACCAGGCAAATTCTCCG GGTCTACAGACTTTGGCAATGTATCATACATCATCCCCGGTATCCATCCTTTCTTCTACATCGGCACAGACGCATTGAATCACACGGAGGAGTacgcagaagcagcag GAGCTGAAAAGGCCCAGTCATTCACCCTGAGGACAGCCAAAGCTTTAGCCATGACCGCTGTCGATGTGGTCTGCAGCCCAGATCTGCTCACGCAG taa
- the LOC101066861 gene encoding peptidase M20 domain-containing protein 2 isoform X1, giving the protein MEKQLKDSVRRCIDARKVDLHNLSRDIWSRPELGGAETCAHDRLVDLFSQEESWTVEPHYTLPTAFRATWGPVCGGEGNPVVNVALLCEYDALPGIGHACGHNLIAEVGAAAALGLKAALEQTEPPLAVKLTVLGTPAEESDGGKIDLIQAGAFADVDLALMAHPAQKDAALQPTLAVLEISVKYRGKACHASAYPWKGVNALDAAVLAYNNISVLRQQLRPDWRIHGIIKHGGERSNVIPAYSELNYCVRTTWVKELPELKAKVEACFRAAAEATGCQVEISYPGHIYYDILPNLTLEGLYKNNGKALGIQFPEQPGKFSGSTDFGNVSYIIPGIHPFFYIGTDALNHTEEYAEAAGAEKAQSFTLRTAKALAMTAVDVVCSPDLLTQVREDFRLAKLKTEIFDT; this is encoded by the exons ATGGAGAAACAGTTAAAAGACTCCGTCCGACGCTGCATCGACGCGCGTAAAGTTGACTTGCACAATTTAAGCCGGGACATCTGGAGCCGACCTGAACTCGGCGGAGCGGAGACGTGCGCGCACGACAGGCTGGTCGACCTCTTCTCCCAGGAGGAGTCATGGACGGTGGAACCACACTACACGCTGCCGACCGCGTTCCGGGCCACTTGGGGTCCTGTCTGCGGCGGGGAGGGTAACCCGGTGGTGAATGTGGCGCTCCTGTGTGAGTATGACGCGCTGCCGGGCATCGGGCACGCCTGCGGGCACAACTTAATAGCAGAGGTTGGAGCTGCCGCGGCTCTGGGACTGAAAGCTGCATTGGAACAGACCGAACCCCCTTTGGCAGTGAAG CTCACTGTTCTGGGAACGCCTGCAGAAGAGTCTGATGGAGGAAAGATTGACCTGATTCAGGCAGGAGCCTTTGCTGACGTTGACCTGGCGTTAATGGCTCACCCAGCTCAGAAAGACGCTGCGCTGCAGCCCACCCTTGCAGTCCTTGA GATATCTGTGAAGTACCGTGGGAAGGCATGCCATGCCTCTGCATACCCTTGGAAGGGAGTGAATGCCCTGGATGCTGCTGTACTGGCCTACAATAACATATCTGTTCTCAGACAGCAGCTCAGACCAGACTGGAGGATTCATG GCATCATCAAACATGGAGGAGAGAGGTCTAACGTCATCCCCGCCTACTCTGAGCTGAACTATTGCGTACGTACGACCTGGGTTAAGGAACTGCCTGAACTAAAAGCCAAAGTCGAGGCTTGTTTTCGGGCAGCTGCCGAAGCCACCGGCTGCCAG GTGGAAATAAGTTACCCAGGCCATATCTACTATGACATCCTGCCTAACTTGACTCTGGAAGGCTTATATAAGAATAATGGAAAAGCTTTGGGGATTCAGTTTCCAGAGCAACCAGGCAAATTCTCCG GGTCTACAGACTTTGGCAATGTATCATACATCATCCCCGGTATCCATCCTTTCTTCTACATCGGCACAGACGCATTGAATCACACGGAGGAGTacgcagaagcagcag GAGCTGAAAAGGCCCAGTCATTCACCCTGAGGACAGCCAAAGCTTTAGCCATGACCGCTGTCGATGTGGTCTGCAGCCCAGATCTGCTCACGCAGGTGAGGGAGGATTTCAGGCTGGCTAAGCTGAAAACAGAGATCTTTGACACTTAG
- the LOC101066861 gene encoding peptidase M20 domain-containing protein 2 isoform X2, whose translation MEKQLKDSVRRCIDARKVDLHNLSRDIWSRPELGGAETCAHDRLVDLFSQEESWTVEPHYTLPTAFRATWGPVCGGEGNPVVNVALLCEYDALPGIGHACGHNLIAEVGAAAALGLKAALEQTEPPLAVKLTVLGTPAEESDGGKIDLIQAGAFADVDLALMAHPAQKDAALQPTLAVLEISVKYRGKACHASAYPWKGVNALDAAVLAYNNISVLRQQLRPDWRIHGIIKHGGERSNVIPAYSELNYCVRTTWVKELPELKAKVEACFRAAAEATGCQVEISYPGHIYYDILPNLTLEGLYKNNGKALGIQFPEQPGKFSGSTDFGNVSYIIPGIHPFFYIGTDALNHTEEYAEAAGAEKAQSFTLRTAKALAMTAVDVVCSPDLLTQVSSL comes from the exons ATGGAGAAACAGTTAAAAGACTCCGTCCGACGCTGCATCGACGCGCGTAAAGTTGACTTGCACAATTTAAGCCGGGACATCTGGAGCCGACCTGAACTCGGCGGAGCGGAGACGTGCGCGCACGACAGGCTGGTCGACCTCTTCTCCCAGGAGGAGTCATGGACGGTGGAACCACACTACACGCTGCCGACCGCGTTCCGGGCCACTTGGGGTCCTGTCTGCGGCGGGGAGGGTAACCCGGTGGTGAATGTGGCGCTCCTGTGTGAGTATGACGCGCTGCCGGGCATCGGGCACGCCTGCGGGCACAACTTAATAGCAGAGGTTGGAGCTGCCGCGGCTCTGGGACTGAAAGCTGCATTGGAACAGACCGAACCCCCTTTGGCAGTGAAG CTCACTGTTCTGGGAACGCCTGCAGAAGAGTCTGATGGAGGAAAGATTGACCTGATTCAGGCAGGAGCCTTTGCTGACGTTGACCTGGCGTTAATGGCTCACCCAGCTCAGAAAGACGCTGCGCTGCAGCCCACCCTTGCAGTCCTTGA GATATCTGTGAAGTACCGTGGGAAGGCATGCCATGCCTCTGCATACCCTTGGAAGGGAGTGAATGCCCTGGATGCTGCTGTACTGGCCTACAATAACATATCTGTTCTCAGACAGCAGCTCAGACCAGACTGGAGGATTCATG GCATCATCAAACATGGAGGAGAGAGGTCTAACGTCATCCCCGCCTACTCTGAGCTGAACTATTGCGTACGTACGACCTGGGTTAAGGAACTGCCTGAACTAAAAGCCAAAGTCGAGGCTTGTTTTCGGGCAGCTGCCGAAGCCACCGGCTGCCAG GTGGAAATAAGTTACCCAGGCCATATCTACTATGACATCCTGCCTAACTTGACTCTGGAAGGCTTATATAAGAATAATGGAAAAGCTTTGGGGATTCAGTTTCCAGAGCAACCAGGCAAATTCTCCG GGTCTACAGACTTTGGCAATGTATCATACATCATCCCCGGTATCCATCCTTTCTTCTACATCGGCACAGACGCATTGAATCACACGGAGGAGTacgcagaagcagcag GAGCTGAAAAGGCCCAGTCATTCACCCTGAGGACAGCCAAAGCTTTAGCCATGACCGCTGTCGATGTGGTCTGCAGCCCAGATCTGCTCACGCAG